A section of the Ornithinimicrobium sufpigmenti genome encodes:
- the mraZ gene encoding division/cell wall cluster transcriptional repressor MraZ — MLFLGTYTPRLDDKGRMFLPAKFRRALEDGLVITRGQERCLYVFSREEFERITTQWHSSPTTSRAVRDYQRVFLSGASDEAPDKQGRLTIPQILREYAGLQTECTVIGAGNRVEVWDSAAWDAYLEQTEQSFAEQSEEVVPGLM, encoded by the coding sequence GTGCTCTTCCTCGGCACCTACACGCCCCGCCTCGACGACAAGGGACGGATGTTCCTGCCGGCCAAGTTCCGCCGCGCCCTCGAGGACGGCCTGGTGATCACCCGCGGGCAGGAACGCTGCCTCTACGTCTTCTCCCGTGAGGAGTTCGAGCGGATCACCACCCAGTGGCACAGCAGCCCGACCACCTCCCGTGCGGTGCGCGACTACCAGCGCGTCTTCCTCTCCGGCGCCTCCGACGAGGCACCGGACAAGCAGGGCCGACTCACCATCCCGCAGATCCTGCGCGAGTATGCCGGGCTGCAGACCGAGTGCACCGTCATCGGGGCCGGCAACCGCGTCGAGGTCTGGGACTCGGCCGCCTGGGACGCCTACCTGGAGCAGACCGAGCAGTCCTTCGCCGAGCAGTCGGAGGAGGTGGTCCCCGGGCTGATGTGA
- the rsmH gene encoding 16S rRNA (cytosine(1402)-N(4))-methyltransferase RsmH, which yields MAAGTPPTADRHVPVMLDRCVELLAPALSRPGAIFVDGTLGMGGHTEAVLRACPEARAIGIDRDPQALALAGERLAPFGERFTPVHDVSDDVPAVLADLGLPTADAILFDLGVSSLQLDETERGFAYRADAPLDMRMDQSTGMTAAEVLNTYEARDLERVLRDYGEERFARKIARAVVRRREQEPFTTSGPLVQLLHDVVPAASQRSGGHPAKRTFQALRIEVNAELSVWEAGVGAALRALGVGGRLVVLSYHSLEDRITKRALAAGATSSAPPGLPVELPEQRPWLRLLVRGAEQATPAEQAANPRSSSVRLRAAERTRSTPDQISRTTHKPATRTTPDQARPGQTRPDQTTRTTPGPHAAREDLA from the coding sequence ATGGCCGCAGGCACGCCCCCTACCGCGGACCGGCACGTGCCGGTCATGCTGGACCGCTGCGTCGAGCTGCTCGCCCCCGCGCTGTCCAGGCCGGGGGCGATCTTCGTGGACGGCACGCTCGGCATGGGCGGCCACACCGAGGCGGTGCTGCGCGCCTGCCCGGAGGCTCGGGCGATCGGGATCGACCGCGACCCCCAGGCTCTCGCGCTGGCCGGCGAGCGGCTGGCGCCCTTCGGTGAGCGCTTCACCCCCGTGCACGACGTCAGCGACGACGTGCCGGCGGTGCTCGCCGACCTGGGACTCCCCACAGCCGACGCGATCCTCTTCGACCTCGGGGTCTCCTCGCTGCAGCTGGACGAGACCGAGCGCGGCTTCGCCTACCGCGCCGACGCCCCCCTGGACATGCGGATGGACCAGTCGACCGGGATGACCGCGGCGGAGGTGCTCAACACCTACGAGGCGCGGGACCTGGAGAGGGTGCTGCGCGACTACGGGGAGGAGCGCTTCGCGCGCAAGATCGCCCGGGCTGTGGTCCGCCGCCGCGAGCAGGAGCCGTTCACCACCTCCGGACCCCTGGTGCAGCTCCTGCACGACGTCGTCCCCGCCGCGTCCCAGCGCAGCGGGGGACACCCTGCCAAGCGCACCTTCCAGGCGCTGCGCATCGAGGTCAACGCCGAGCTGTCCGTCTGGGAGGCGGGGGTCGGTGCTGCCCTGCGCGCCCTCGGCGTCGGTGGCCGGCTCGTCGTCCTGTCCTACCACTCGCTGGAGGACCGCATCACCAAACGGGCGCTGGCGGCCGGCGCCACCAGCTCCGCCCCGCCGGGACTGCCCGTCGAGCTGCCGGAGCAGCGGCCCTGGCTGCGCCTGCTCGTCCGCGGGGCCGAGCAGGCGACCCCCGCCGAGCAGGCCGCCAACCCGCGCTCGTCCTCGGTCCGCCTCCGCGCCGCCGAGCGCACCCGCAGCACACCCGACCAGATCTCCCGCACCACGCACAAGCCCGCCACCCGCACGACCCCCGACCAGGCCAGGCCCGGCCAGACCAGGCCCGACCAGACCACGCGCACCACCCCCGGCCCGCACGCCGCCCGAGAGGACCTCGCATGA